In the genome of Luteitalea pratensis, the window TCTACGCCATGAACCGGGGGCCCGGAACGATCTCGGTGATCGACCCTGACACCGATACCGTGATCGACACCCTGAAGGCCGATCGCGGCAGTCTGACGGCCCTCAATCCGTCCACCAACAAGCTGTACGTCTCGGCGAGCACCGGGACGGATCCTCTGGTCATCGATCTGGCGACCAGGACGTCGACGGTCATTCACGCCGGCACCGAGGGCAACGCGCTGTCGGTGAACGTCAAGGCCAACCAGATCTACTTCGTCGGCTACGAGGACAACTTCCTGACCGTCGTCGATGGCGTCACGAACCAGCCGACACGAATCGAAGTGCCTGGCTTCCATCAGTGGGACTCTGCCTTCAACGCGACGACCGGCCTGCTCTACCTGCCGAGCCCAAACAACGATGCGCTCACGGTCATCGACACCCGGACCCGCGTCGTGTCCACGGTCGGCACCGGCAACGTGCCCATGGCCGCGGCCGTGAACGACATCACCAACCGCGTGTACGTCGTGAACTACGGAAGCAGCGACGTCACCGTGATCGACGGTGGCTCCCACCAGACGATGGCGACGATCAAGGTCGGATTGTGGCCACAGCAGATCGCGATCAACACGAAGACGAACAGGATCTACGTCGTCAACACCCACGCGAACAGCGTGTCGGTGATCGATGGCCGGACCAACACCGTGGCCGCCACGGTGCCTGCTGACAAGGCGCCATGGGCGGTGGCAGTCGACCCGGTGCGCGACCTGATCTTCGTCGCCAATCGGTTGAGCGACAAGGTCACCGTGATTGATGGCCGCACGAACCGTGCGGTCCAGAGATAGGCCGCACGCTCCCGCCCAGCCAGCCCTATGGCCCGCATTGTGACGATGGCGCCCGTGGCGTTGCTGCTGGCGGCGCTCATTCCGTGCTGCGGCTCGTACCCGTCATCGTCCTCGCGTGTGTCGTGCTGTTGCCGGCGTTCTGCGTGCGTGGGGGGCGCTCCCGGCACCGTGCGTGATCGCGCTGCGGGCACGGCGGGGCTTGTCGCGGCAAGCGCGATCTCGGTCGCCACCGCACCACCGCTGGTCTGGCTCGCACGTGCGCTGATGTGAGCGGCCTTCGTCAATGCGCTGGCGTGCTGCCGTCGACGGGCTGGGATTCGGCACCGGGGATCAGGGATTGCGCCTCGAGCCTCGAGCGTGGCGGCAACGGCTGACGATTCCGGGACCTGACAAACGATTCGGCCACTTGCAGAGCGAAGGAATGCAGGCCCCTGGCCTCCGTCACGTTGGCGGCGACGGCAACCGCGAGACCGAGGTCGGGGAATGTCAGGAGCGAGACGGTGCCGCCCGAGGGACTGCCCCGATGACTGACCATCCGTGCCGGCTCGCCACCGAGTTGCACCTTGCTGACAGTCCAGCCCAGCGCGTAGGTCGTGGAGGCGCCGGACGGAAGCCGCGCGGGAGTTTGAAAGGCGGCGATCGTGTCAGCCTTCAACAGGCCAGGCTTCAGCATCGCTGAACCGAGGCGCACCAGGTCCGACGGGGTCGAGAGAAATGCCCCCGCACCCGCCAGGCAGGAGTAGTCCGGCCGCTTCGCCTCCTCGACGCCGAGCTGGGGACGCAGCATCGCGCGCGGCGCGTAGAACGGGTGAGCGCTGTCAAGACCGGCGGTTTCCGCGACGACAGTGCGCGTCATGGCGAGCGGCTCGAACACCTGGTGAGCCATGAAGCGACTGAAGGACTCCCCGGCCGCTCCCTCGACCACGGCACTGACGAGAATCCAGCCCCAGATGGAGTACCGGTGCTGCGTGCCCGGCTCGAACAGCAGCGGGTCGTCGGCCAGCAGCGCCACAGCCTCGCCGAGGCTCTCACAATGGCTGACGGGCATGGCGTCGTTGTTGTCGCCGCGGATGCGGTGGACGCCCGCGATGTCGCCCAACAACTGGCGTGTGGTGACCGTCCATTGCTTCGGTGGGTAGGCCCGAACGTAGCGCTGAATCGGCGCGTCGAGATCGAGGCGCCCGCGGTCGTGCAGCAGAGCGGCAGCCACCGCCGTCAGCGGTTTCGAGAGGGCCCCCAGACGGAAACGCGTGAGCGGCGTGAGCGTGGTGCGGCCCTCGACGTCGGCCCAGCCGAAGCCTTCAGCCCAAACGATTTCGCCATTGACGGCGACGGCCACAGAGACGCCTGGCAGATTGTCGCCTGCGGCCAGCGCGCGAGCGAGCCGCCCGGACTCCTCGGCGGGACCCGCGTACGGGACCGATGGCGCGTCATCCGCCGTTGACGGCACCGCAGCGGCGTTCTGGTGAACGGGCGCCGTGGACAGGACCCAGACGGCTCCGGCGCCCACGACCACCATGACTGTGGCAAGGAGGACGGCGAGCGCCGCCTCAGCCCGCCCGCGTGTCGATCCCACGCCGACCATCCGCATTTCATGCAGCCGTCTGACCGGCGTTCGAGGACGCATGGACACCATGCCGAAGGATCGCTCCGACCGGCCCTCCTTGTCTTCAGCGTGACGTGAGCCTTGCGTGAGGTTTCGCTGAGCGTCCCGCCGGAGCCCCCTTCCTCGGACGCTTCTCGTCCCGGCTGAACCGCGCGCATCCCCGGCGTGGAGGGAAGGCGGGCATTCCGGGCGAGCGGCGTGCACCTGCCCTGCGTCCAGCCGAGCGATGGGAAGGCTGAGCCCCATCAACTTCCTGTTGTTTTCCAAAATGAAAACACGATAGACTCATTTTGGAACCCAACAGGAGCCTGGCGCGTGACCAAGCGGGATGTTCAGCAGGGCACTCTGGCACTCATGGTGCTGAAGACGCTGGAAGTGCTCGGGCCACTGCACGGATTCGGGATCGCCCGCCGCATCGAACAGATCAGCGGCGACCTGCTTGCCGTCAATCAGGGCACGTTGTATCCGGTGCTCCTGAAACTCGAACACGAGGGGGCGATTGCCTCGGAGTGGGGTACCTCGGACAACAACCGGCGGGCGCGGTTCTATCGGCTGACACCGGCCGGTCGCCGCCGTCTCCGCGTCGAGGCGCAGGACTGGGCACAGACGACGGCGCTGATGGATCGGTTCATCGCCGTCAAGGCGGAGGACCTGACCTGATGGTCCTGCGAAGGAATTTATCGCTTTTCAATACTTGACTTGACGATATTCGATAAATCGATTATTGATAGTCGATATATCGAAGGTCGTGAATCATGTCGAGCCCCGCCTCGTCATCCGCCGCGCTGCCCATCGCGTACGTCGCGTTACGGATACTCATCGTCGTCAATTGGCTGTCCGGCGTCGCGATCGCCGCCCTGCTTGTCGCCACGCCTACCAGGCAATGGATCATGTCCTCGCTCGACCTGACCCCTTCGCCTGAGGCAGATCAGGTGATCCTGGGCTTTCGCGCAATCGCGCTGATCGGACTTGCCGCGA includes:
- a CDS encoding serine hydrolase domain-containing protein, whose translation is MGSTRGRAEAALAVLLATVMVVVGAGAVWVLSTAPVHQNAAAVPSTADDAPSVPYAGPAEESGRLARALAAGDNLPGVSVAVAVNGEIVWAEGFGWADVEGRTTLTPLTRFRLGALSKPLTAVAAALLHDRGRLDLDAPIQRYVRAYPPKQWTVTTRQLLGDIAGVHRIRGDNNDAMPVSHCESLGEAVALLADDPLLFEPGTQHRYSIWGWILVSAVVEGAAGESFSRFMAHQVFEPLAMTRTVVAETAGLDSAHPFYAPRAMLRPQLGVEEAKRPDYSCLAGAGAFLSTPSDLVRLGSAMLKPGLLKADTIAAFQTPARLPSGASTTYALGWTVSKVQLGGEPARMVSHRGSPSGGTVSLLTFPDLGLAVAVAANVTEARGLHSFALQVAESFVRSRNRQPLPPRSRLEAQSLIPGAESQPVDGSTPAH
- a CDS encoding YncE family protein, coding for MRVSGAGARLAIAAAVSICAREGGAQVGVTDGPRGVVVNTRNGKAYAAFPDLGVVKIVTGATGDVVVLRTGANVKDLTLDPRDGRVYAMNRGPGTISVIDPDTDTVIDTLKADRGSLTALNPSTNKLYVSASTGTDPLVIDLATRTSTVIHAGTEGNALSVNVKANQIYFVGYEDNFLTVVDGVTNQPTRIEVPGFHQWDSAFNATTGLLYLPSPNNDALTVIDTRTRVVSTVGTGNVPMAAAVNDITNRVYVVNYGSSDVTVIDGGSHQTMATIKVGLWPQQIAINTKTNRIYVVNTHANSVSVIDGRTNTVAATVPADKAPWAVAVDPVRDLIFVANRLSDKVTVIDGRTNRAVQR
- a CDS encoding PadR family transcriptional regulator, with the protein product MTKRDVQQGTLALMVLKTLEVLGPLHGFGIARRIEQISGDLLAVNQGTLYPVLLKLEHEGAIASEWGTSDNNRRARFYRLTPAGRRRLRVEAQDWAQTTALMDRFIAVKAEDLT